From one Wenzhouxiangella sp. XN201 genomic stretch:
- a CDS encoding lipocalin-like domain-containing protein, translated as MFQPAILAITAISFAAMLSLASASSDEAPLEGAWVLDSIELPDGEVFENPQRGLVLFADGHFSFTMVAPPDTERGTFTGDEPTESEKAGAFDSYVSGAGAYTIEGDNLVTRAYLHIDPNAMSEWPNRIMEYKIGLEEDVLRWHIYGVVMRFHRIGDSSLPD; from the coding sequence ATGTTTCAACCTGCAATTCTAGCCATCACGGCCATCTCGTTCGCTGCCATGCTTTCTCTGGCTTCTGCCTCTTCGGACGAAGCACCGCTGGAAGGAGCTTGGGTTCTCGATAGCATCGAATTGCCCGACGGCGAAGTATTTGAAAATCCTCAGCGGGGTCTTGTGCTCTTCGCGGACGGTCATTTCAGTTTCACGATGGTGGCGCCGCCTGACACGGAGCGTGGCACATTCACCGGGGATGAGCCTACTGAATCAGAGAAGGCTGGTGCTTTTGACAGCTACGTCTCCGGCGCAGGTGCTTATACCATTGAGGGAGATAACCTGGTCACCCGGGCCTATCTTCACATTGATCCCAACGCGATGAGCGAATGGCCGAACAGGATCATGGAATACAAGATCGGGCTGGAAGAAGACGTGCTGCGCTGGCACATCTACGGTGTCGTCATGCGGTTCCACCGCATCGGCGATTCCTCTTTGCCCGACTGA
- a CDS encoding BON domain-containing protein, protein MRHQTWIKLAMVFALLAGGLTAHAGDDDEVSNLTEARLEGQIWTTFALNQHLNPFDLKVDVDSKTAIIEGEVDESVKSELAEQIALSVDGIEDVDNRIEVSEDMQVVSSNDDKGKDPSFRDRVSDATTTASVKSKLLWNRDTAGFSINVDTRGGIVELEGEAESEASKDLAEQLAANTDGVRDVINNIKVVSRQQAQADTDY, encoded by the coding sequence ATGAGACATCAAACGTGGATTAAACTGGCAATGGTATTTGCGCTGCTGGCAGGCGGTTTGACTGCACACGCTGGCGATGATGATGAGGTCAGTAACCTCACCGAAGCACGCCTGGAAGGTCAGATCTGGACGACCTTCGCGCTCAACCAACACCTCAACCCCTTTGACCTGAAGGTGGATGTGGATAGCAAGACCGCCATCATCGAGGGTGAGGTCGACGAAAGCGTCAAGAGCGAGCTGGCCGAGCAAATCGCCCTTAGCGTCGATGGGATCGAGGACGTGGACAACCGGATTGAAGTCTCCGAGGATATGCAGGTCGTATCCTCGAACGATGACAAGGGGAAGGACCCCTCCTTCCGGGATCGCGTGAGCGATGCCACGACTACGGCTTCGGTCAAGTCGAAACTTCTGTGGAATCGGGATACGGCTGGATTCTCGATCAATGTCGACACTCGAGGAGGTATCGTTGAGCTCGAGGGCGAAGCCGAATCCGAGGCCAGCAAGGACCTCGCGGAACAACTTGCCGCCAACACGGATGGCGTCCGCGATGTGATCAACAACATCAAGGTCGTCTCGAGGCAGCAGGCTCAAGCCGATACTGACTACTGA